In one window of Ovis aries strain OAR_USU_Benz2616 breed Rambouillet chromosome 3, ARS-UI_Ramb_v3.0, whole genome shotgun sequence DNA:
- the RESF1 gene encoding retroelement silencing factor 1 isoform X2 produces the protein MNWNAKPDSLSFPPQYPKKQASFLEQGLSTTSQSSFHTGSNQEPCLFLSNSHPVSQPLLNIRNQKTPPQIPISDLHSGTIVTSQTSVERITYANVKGPKQLSHDLQISSGVTQDVWLNSPMGSSTLSHTGATVSHQTGFGTNIPNVHALQNQFLTSDTYSMQVHVIPSNSGRVPISYQGNPRRNLPLSEQQVDWAPQQASSGLTYQDYHSGPLPKQYSYSSRSFSQEPTLQKQNPMSSVSFQVKNSQSPNPALTFKSKQIAAVPSYQYTVTQTDKRPPPPYDCRYASQSLQSTPRVVKQSSVEVPQSQEMHLPEMRKDFCRDFKQQWQNLNENFSMMGSSCNLKVNTSVNHSFNEPVRSSVTGAQALAQNNQERRVDSQNLTSNQVLDTSVTKEKLVRDIKTLVEIKKKFSDLARKIKINKSLLMAAGCIKTPNTSYSESAQNSGLSLKQTAKIQSGPQLTLVTPETVEDKPPTVMESAEETNRPHRVLSSNLQNRNFNQVSSVLLNSSCSEKLPIPEQVHDSEAVNPLKTSTAEVTQAPLNNTQLSSGNFVSVAQNVSTNSEITFLPHSTSSEEYISKYPNKNRLILSLLTSGGKTQKKLLKDSSECIQDSKLHNFEMNPNTENTGNQLKTMENVNPPRTCNINAKIADTSCFEYKSFNGVSSNSGSPFSMELLATCLSLWKKQPSEPTKEKQDNESKTNTPAIAVSKPAPICESSPFSPMGNSQNKIVNTSQETISSVVAQNYESSGTTTTKGIAVVSPLILSDVNTLSVKDTSEALPETAYPVIKEGSVCSLQNKLTENTAVLKINVNEPVTSTTGITIFPLIEDKQSQSTNTNSEGIPNTNQGKHNESEPDIQCPVSDQQASYISENSSSVGSDVLQIGSICSLVEGDTSYDSQIAEIFNLLPLQKAESQKPLPNHQIMNSRQQNEHFTENKDFVFKEDEFVQCTDASNKITDQSESLQPPALSPLKCVEAKSGILEESSLEHITENENMANDTCSSAAIQQDSYPQEADLSCSYTEQDPTTDESLHDKTSILYLHDQLSELLKEFPYGIEPVNMHESSVVQQMADQISEAQTCGKTDCDSKGSTDQIQITILNTDQMKELFPEQDDQPNEVDKLTEPQKEKPVAKEENQCDPQARGVEEHCASVPLDSEKDDIRCCALGWLSMVYEGVPQCQCNSIKKSTSEEKKQTNPCSPSEAKSYKQGERTSDRDVPVAFNSAPNNPPKIPLTCPVEKKHFPETKQSSNIKDKSKTESNSSLRTEQGLSSQLLSKGDKKLDSWQSHKRKRNLQFHEETFHSASKITKFSQESLQRKFMAQNLGPLKPKMSFLTSKTKDLNMKNGSLVQSVSPEKRKLKSGGSKQSMEERKLDEGIVLDSEIKRKKHDKQEQNKNVGGGAFKFCNFSTPNERTWIKEKTVSNVKSSGSKDSSSKMNRVLSPKEYLSRQKHKEALKKNLLKNSDSQHMRPSKLSVQVESSGKSNERPNGSVQTCKESLSIGTGHGKSIKTHHSKESKTYISRNIKGTVGGKQSDKMWIDRTKLDKNLNNINNEGELSRMSSQTKDQRKLYLNRVAFKCTERERICLTKLDNSPRKFKEKRPEGKSKNLLPVKDTPEKLSMLEFKLCPDGVFKNTNTVEDRKDLQHTTRKEQAPVQDDNVLANSRLSKRNCSADGFEILQNPVKDSKAMFETYKKLYMEKRSRSLGSSPLE, from the coding sequence ATGAATTGGAATGCAAAACCAGACagtctctccttcccaccccagtATCCTAAAAAACAAGCATCTTTTTTGGAGCAAGGACTTAGCACAACATCTCAAAGTTCTTTCCATACTGGAAGTAACCAAGAACCATGCCTATTTCTCAGTAATTCACATCCAGTTTCACAGCCACTGCTCAACATCAGGAATCAGAAGACTCCTCCACAAATCCCTATTTCTGATTTGCATAGTGGAACCATTGTGACTTCACAAACTTCAGTAGAAAGAATAACATATGCAAATGTTAAAGGACCCAAACAACTAAGTCATGATTTGCAGATTTCTTCAGGAGTTACACAAGATGTATGGTTGAACTCGCCAATGGGGAGTTCTACGCTTTCTCATACAGGGGCAACTGTATCTCATCAAACTGGTTTTGGAACGAATATACCCAATGTGCATGCACTACAGAATCAGTTTCTAACATCAGATACTTATTCTATGCAAGTACATGTGATCCCTTCTAATTCTGGAAGAGTTCCTATAAGTTACCAAGGAAACCCAAGACGAAACCTACCTTTGTCAGAGCAACAGGTTGATTGGGCACCTCAGCAAGCATCCAGTGGACTGACTTACCAGGATTACCACTCAGGACCACTTCCAAAGCAATACAGTTATTCATCACGAAGCTTTTCACAGGAGCCTACTCTTCAGAAACAAAACCCTATGTCATCTGTATCATTCCAAGTTAAAAATAGTCAATCTCCAAATCCTGCACTGACATTTAAGTCAAAGCAGATTGCAGCTGTACCATCATATCAATATACAGTTACTCAAACTGACAAAAGACCTCCTCCTCCTTATGACTGTAGATATGCAAGCCAGTCTTTGCAGAGTACTCCACGTGTTGTTAAACAATCCTCTGTGGAAGTTCCTCAGAGTCAAGAAATGCACTTACCTGAAATGAGGAAAGACTTTTGTAGAGACTTTAAACAGCAGTGGCAAAACCTGAATGAAAATTTCAGTATGATGGGAAGTTCCTGTAACTTGAAAGTAAATACCAGTGTCAATCATTCTTTTAATGAACCTGTTAGATCATCTGTGACTGGTGCTCAGGCTCTTGCTCAAAATAATCAGGAGAGAAGAGTGGATTCTCAAAATCTAACTTCAAATCAAGTACTGGACACAAGTGTCACAAAAGAGAAGTTAGTGAGGGATATTAAAACATtagtagaaataaaaaagaagttttcAGATCTtgcaaggaaaattaaaattaataaaagtctCTTGATGGCAGCAGGCTGTATTAAAACACCTAATACCTCTTATAGTGAATCAGCTCAAAATTCTGGATTGTCTTTGAAACAAACTGCCAAAATCCAGTCTGGACCACAACTAACCCTAGTCACTCCAGAGACTGTGGAGGATAAACCACCAACAGTAATGGAATCTGCAGAAGAAACTAATAGACCACATCGTGTGTTGAGTTCCAACCTTCAGAACAGAAATTTTAACCAAGTCAGTTCTGTTTTACTGAATTCTTCCTGTTCAGAAAAGTTGCCAATACCAGAACAAGTCCATGATTCGGAAGCTGTGAATCCTTTAAAGACATCAACTGCTGAGGTAACTCAGGCACCATTAAATAACACCCAACTTTCATCAGGAAATTTCGTCAGCGTTGCACAAAATGTGTCAACAAATTCtgaaataacttttcttcctcattctaCATCATCTGaggaatatatttcaaaatatccaaataaaaATAGGCTAATCCTCAGTTTACTTACTTCTGGAGGTAAAACTCAGAAGAAATTATTAAAAGATAGTAGTGAATGTATTCAAGATTCTAAACTGCATAATTTTGAAATGAATCCAAATACTGAAAACACTGGTAACCAACTGAAAACCATGGAAAATGTAAATCCTCCAAGGACTTGTAATATAAATGCCAAAATTGCAGACACTTCTTGCTTTGAGTATAAATCGTTTAATGGGGTGTCTTCTAACAGTGGCTCTCCCTTTTCCATGGAATTGCTAGCAACATGTCTGTCTTTGTGGAAAAAGCAACCTTCAGAACCTACCAAAGAAAAACAGGATAATGAGTCAAAAACAAACACACCAGCCATTGCAGTTTCAAAGCCTGCGCCCATCTGTGAGAGTAGTCCATTTTCACCTATGGGAAATTCTCAGAATAAGATAGTAAACACTTCACAAGAAACTATTTCATCAGTGGTAGCACAAAATTATGAGTCTTCAGGAACAACTACTACAAAAGGGATTGCTGTAGTATCACCCTTAATTCTTTCAGATGTCAATACATTGTCTGTGAAAGATACATCTGAAGCTTTACCTGAAACAGCATATCCAGTTATTAAAGAAGGCAGTGTTTGTAGCTTACAAAATAAATTGACAGAAAATACTGCTGTTTTGAAGATTAATGTTAATGAACCAGTAACAAGTACTACAGGCATCACGATTTTCCCACTAATTGAGGACAAGCAAAGTCAGTCAACTAATACTAATTCAGAAGGCATACCTAATACCAATCAAGGAAAGCACAATGAATCAGAACCAGATATCCAGTGTCCTGTGAGTGATCAGCAAGCCTCATATATTTCAGAGAACAGTAGTAGTGTGGGCAGTGATGTATTACAGATTGGCAGTATTTGTTCTCTTGTTGAAGGTGATACCTCTTATGATTCCCAAATAGCAGAGATATTCAACTTGCTCCCTTTGCAAAAAGCTGAGTCACAGAAACCTCTACCCAATCACCAAATAATGAATAGTAGACAACAAAATGAACATTTCACTGAAAATAAAGACTTTGTCTTTAAAGAAGATGAATTTGTGCAGTGCACAGATGCTTCAAATAAAATAACAGATCAGTCAGAATCACTGCAACCTCCAGCACTGTCGCCTTTGAAATGTGTTGAAGCAAAGAGTGGAATTCTAGAGGAAAGCAGTTTGGAGCATAtcactgaaaatgaaaacatggcaaATGATACATGTTCATCAGCTGCTATTCAGCAGGATAGTTACCCTCAGGAAGCTGATTTGTCCTGCAGTTATACTGAACAGGATCCTACAACAGATGAAAGTCTCCATGATAAGACATCTATCTTATACCTACATGATCAGCTGTCAGAACTTTTAAAAGAGTTTCCCTATGGTATCGAACCTGTGAACATGCATGAAAGTTCTGTGGTTCAGCAGATGGCAGACCAAATCTCCGAAGCTCAAACTTGTGGTAAAACTGATTGTGACTCCAAAGGTTCAACAGACCAGATACAAATTACAATATTAAACACAGATCAGATGAAAGAATTGTTTCCTGAACAGGACGATCAGCCCAATGAGGTTGACAAATTGACAGAACCTCAGAAAGAAAAGCCTGTAGCAAAGGAAGAGAACCAGTGTGACCCACAGGCACGCGGAGTTGAAGAACATTGTGCTTCTGTACCATTGGATTCAGAAAAAGATGATATCCGTTGCTGTGCTTTGGGGTGGCTCTCTATGGTTTATGAAGGAGTACCTCAATGCCAGTGTAATTCCATTAAGAAGTcaacttcagaagaaaaaaaacagacaaatccatGTTCTCCTTCAGAGGCCAAGAGTTATAAACAAGGAGAGAGAACCTCTGACAGAGATGTTCCTGTTGCATTTAACAGTGCTCCAAATAATCCTCCAAAGATTCCTCTTACTTGTCCAGTTGAGAAAAAACATTTTCCTGAAACAAAGCAAAGCAGCAATATAAAAGACAAATCCAAAACAGAAAGTAACAGTTCACTAAGGACAGAGCAAGGATTATCCAGTCAACTTTTATCTAAAGGTGATAAAAAACTGGATTCTTGGCAGAGTCACAAAAGAAAGCGAAATCTGCAATTTCATGAGGAAACTTTTCATTCTGCTagtaaaattacaaaattttcTCAGGAGAGCCTGCAGAGGAAGTTCATGGCACAAAACTTAGGGCCACTAAAACCAAAGATGAGTTTTTTGACAAGCAAAACTAAAGATTTGAATATGAAGAATGGTTCTTTGGTACAGTCAGTATcaccagaaaagagaaaattgaaatcagGAGGTTCTAAACAATCtatggaagaaaggaaattagATGAAGGGATCGTACTTGATTCAGAGATAAAGAGGAAGAAACATGATAAACAAGAGCAGAATAAAAATGTAGGAGGTGGTGCATTTAAATTCTGTAATTTTTCAACCCCAAATGAAAGAACTTGGATTAAAGAAAAGACAGTATCAAATGTTAAATCCTCGGGCTCTAAGGATAGCTCATCTAAAATGAATAGAGTTCTGTCACCAAAGGAGTATTTATCAAGGCAGAAGCATAAGGAAGCATTGAAGAAAAACTTGCTGAAAAATAGTGATTCGCAGCATATGAGGCCCAGTAAACTTTCTGTGCAAGTGGAAAGTTCTGGGAAATCAAATGAGAGACCCAATGGCAGTGTACAGACCTGCAAGGAATCATTAAGTATTGGTACAGGCCATGGTAAAAGCATCAAAACCCATCATTCCAAAGAGTCTAAAACATATATTTCAAGGAATATTAAAGGAACAGTTGGTGGAAAGCAGTCTGATAAAATGTGGATTGATAGAACCAAGCTAGACAAAaacttaaataatataaataatgaagGTGAATTAAGCCGAATGTCTTCCCAAACAAAGGATCAAAGGAAGCTGTATCTGAACAGAGTTGCATTTAAATGCACTGAACGTGAGCGCATTTGTCTCACAAAATTAGACAATTCACCCAGgaagtttaaagaaaagagaCCAGAAGGTAAATCTAAGAACCTATTACCTGTGAAAGACACCCCAGAAAAACTAAGCATGCTGGAGTTTAAATTATGTCCAGATGGagtgtttaaaaatacaaacactgtTGAAGACCGGAAGGATCTGCAGCACACAACTAGGAAGGAGCAAGCCCCTGTGCAAG